Part of the Bacillota bacterium genome, GCTGGCGCAGACCAACCTGAAGCGGATGCTGGCGTACTCCAGTATTGCGCACGCGGGTTACCTGCTGGTGGGCGTGGTGGCAGTCAGCAGCTTCCCCTCGGCGCGGGCGGGCATCAGTGCGGTGCTTTACTACTTCATCGCCTACGCGCTGATGACGATGGGCGCGTTTGCAGTAGCGTCGCTGATGGCGCACGAGGGGCGCGAGAGCAACCTGATTGACGATTTGTCAGGGCTGGGCACGCGCAGCCCGCATGCCGCCGCGATGATGACGGTGTTCATGCTGTCGCTGGCGGGCATCCCGACGACCGCGGGCTTTCTGGGCAAGTTTTTCCTGTTCAACGCTGCCTTGCAGCAGGGTTCGGTGGGGCTATTGCTGGCGATTGTGCTGGCGGTCAACAGCGTTATCTCCGCGTTCTACTACCTGCGGCTGATTGTGGTCATGTATTTCCGCCCGACGGAACTGCCTGCGTTGCCGCGGCCTGGCTTCGGCTTGCAGCTGGCGATAGCGTTGTGCATGGTGGGCAGTCTGATTTTCGGGCTGTATCCGCTGGGTTGGGATCAGGCGCAGCAGGCAGCAGATGGCGTCGTGCGCGTGGTGCAAACGGTGCAGCGGTAGGGGTTTGTGGCGGGTGCCGTTTAGTTCCAGTGATGTTGCAGCTATGCCGTTTCTTCGAGACTGATGATTCGCTGGTACAGGGCATCGCTAATCCAGAAACCTGCCTCGCTTCGCAGGCGTTCCATCTCCTGCTGCAGTGAACTCACCTTGCCGCTACGGTATGCCCTCAGAAGGATGCCAATGCTACCAGTCACAGACAGCCCCAGATTCCTTGCGACCTCACGTCCCTCTGACTCGTCGATGAGGAGTATATCCGCTTTGTGCTCCGCGGCCAGTGCAATGGCTTCCGCTTCGCCAGCGTCCAGCTGCATCCGTAAAATTGATACCATCGCGCGATTGTTAGGGGCGAGCAGGTTTATCCAGCCTTCCTGGCAGGCGAGTCGCACATCCTCCGCACCGGGGCGTCCCTTCCCTTGCTCAACCACTTCGTTCCAGACAGCAGGGGGAATCATCACCTTCTCGAAGAACTCGCGCAGCAGGTCCAACCTGCCAATCGCTGACAGGTGTATGGGGGTCGAGGAGTTACTGACCGCTGTCGGCATAGGCAATATCTTCCAGCAGGTCTTCTTGAGAGTAGTGCCTGTTTATCCGACGTCTGCCCAGTATTTGTTCGAAAGACCATCGGTCTAAGCCAGCAAGCGCACATGCCTTGCCAGCCGAAAGCACACCGCGCTGATATAAAGCGATTGCCAGCTCTTTGCGCAGTTCCGCCTCCACCTCGTCAGGCGGCAGACGGATGGCTGAATAGACCTCTTCTGGGATTTCAATAAGTATCTTGGACATGCTTCCCTCCTTAACTTGACGGTATCAGGCTGTTTATGGTCTTACCCATCTCGTTGCTCCTTTACGTTAGCTCCCCATCGACGTCGATGCGGGTTGCGCCGTGCAGGTAGGGACGCAACACTTCGGGAATGAGTATCGTGCCGTCCGTCTGCTGGTAGTTCTCCAGCACGGCAATCATCAGGCGGGGCAGGGCAAGCCCCGAACCATTAAGTGTGTGGACAAACTCGGGTCTGGCGCCGGGGGCAGGGCGGTAGCGGATGTTGGCACGGCGCGCCTGAAAGTCGCGGAAGTTGGAGCAGGAGCTCACCTCCAGCCACTCCTGGCAGCCCGCTGCCCATACCTCGATGTCGTACTTCATCGCCGCCACGAAGCTGAGGTCGCCCGTACACATCTGCACCCATCGGAAGGGCAGATTCAGCCGTCGGCACACATCCGAAGCGTCTTCAATCAGCTTCATCAGCTCTTCATCGGAGGTGTGTGGCTCCACGAACTTGACCAGCTCCACCTTATCGAACTGGTGTCCGCGCTTGATGCCGCGCACGTCGCGCCCTGCCGACATCTTCTCGCGACGGAAGCAGGCGGTGTAGGCGACATAGTAAAGTGGTAACTGCTCCTTTTCCAGAATCTCTTCGCGGTGCAGGTTGGTGACGGGCACCTCCGCGGTCGGGATGAGCCAGAAGTCCTCCTCCGCATCGTGATACAGGTTGTCTCCGAACTTGGGCAGGTTGCCTGTGCCGTAAAGGCATTCTGACTTGACAAGATAGGGCGGGTAGACTTCGGTGTAGCCGTGCTCGCGGGTGTGCAGGTCCAGCATCCAGGTGATGAGCGCGCGTTGCAGCGCCGCCCCTGCCTTCTTCAAGATGTAGAAGCGCGAGCCGCTGATCTTAATCCCCCGCTCGAAATCCAGAATGCCCAGCTGCTCGCCCAGCTCCCAGTGGGGTTTGGGGGTAAACTCAAATGCTGGCAGGTCACCCTCGTATTTCACCACCACGTTCTCGCTCTCGTCTTTGCCAACGGGCACGCTGGGGTGGGGCAGGTTGGGCACCTCCAGCATCCGTGCGGTGAAGGTCTGTTCTACCTCTTCCAGTTCCTTCTCGAGCTGCGCAATCTGGTCGCCCACCTGTCGCATCTGCGCGATGCGGGCGTTGCGCTCTTCGGGGTCTTTGATTTTGGGGATTTCTTTGGAAACGGCGTTGCGCTCCGCCCGAAGGCTTTCCACCTGAGTGAGAATCTCCCGTCGGCGAGCGTCCAGCTGCAGTATCTCGTCGATGATGGCGGGGTCTGCACCCACCTTCTGCAGACCGTCTTTCACGAAGTCAGGCTGTTCCCGAATCAAACGGATATCGAGCATATCGCGTCCCTCTCCTGCACGGATTTGCGGGTACAGT contains:
- a CDS encoding DUF3368 domain-containing protein, producing MPTAVSNSSTPIHLSAIGRLDLLREFFEKVMIPPAVWNEVVEQGKGRPGAEDVRLACQEGWINLLAPNNRAMVSILRMQLDAGEAEAIALAAEHKADILLIDESEGREVARNLGLSVTGSIGILLRAYRSGKVSSLQQEMERLRSEAGFWISDALYQRIISLEETA
- a CDS encoding UPF0175 family protein → MSKILIEIPEEVYSAIRLPPDEVEAELRKELAIALYQRGVLSAGKACALAGLDRWSFEQILGRRRINRHYSQEDLLEDIAYADSGQ
- the serS gene encoding serine--tRNA ligase, which gives rise to MLDIRLIREQPDFVKDGLQKVGADPAIIDEILQLDARRREILTQVESLRAERNAVSKEIPKIKDPEERNARIAQMRQVGDQIAQLEKELEEVEQTFTARMLEVPNLPHPSVPVGKDESENVVVKYEGDLPAFEFTPKPHWELGEQLGILDFERGIKISGSRFYILKKAGAALQRALITWMLDLHTREHGYTEVYPPYLVKSECLYGTGNLPKFGDNLYHDAEEDFWLIPTAEVPVTNLHREEILEKEQLPLYYVAYTACFRREKMSAGRDVRGIKRGHQFDKVELVKFVEPHTSDEELMKLIEDASDVCRRLNLPFRWVQMCTGDLSFVAAMKYDIEVWAAGCQEWLEVSSCSNFRDFQARRANIRYRPAPGARPEFVHTLNGSGLALPRLMIAVLENYQQTDGTILIPEVLRPYLHGATRIDVDGELT